The Watersipora subatra chromosome 1, tzWatSuba1.1, whole genome shotgun sequence genome has a window encoding:
- the LOC137390212 gene encoding receptor-type tyrosine-protein phosphatase delta-like, whose translation MDNDGNTSLQDLLTLVTSSLKEAEEALGAPEPKPTTINCEAITLYTTRYPLASSEPVQTSALSRVVYADGEKDVSFYVYAVNNKDLVSSNSSATIRSGPLKPQVAPTELSIQADNSSCVTISWKPPQWPNGVITGYQYKPNAESGTQWTDIGDVKSKQICQYTPYEKVQCQIRAMNSAGNSDTATTDEIRTDCTAPTSPGSLQFGNPEETNTGSKLRLKYTVTWMEPSETNCESISSYSTRYPASGSNVAPRSVTNRVVYADGNIPIEFHVTAVNNYNLESAAAVISITTPEMRPQLSPVYFNMRVDSPKCVTLSWEPPNWPNGPITGYQYKCKDEGSWTDILDSADKREYQLCHFSPYQVVECELRAVNSAGNSNSSTAPSVTTDCDVSTAPGNLKFSDPEEENNEGRQRLKYKVTWKEPDAINCAEIKSYIITYPKSTSESESVQNSVFNQVVYADGEEEITFSVYAVNNADFESVVRINNYYDYDTESRIILLYTGPQIAPTNVSVQADNSSCVTVSWKPPLWPNGRITGYQYKPNTETGTQWTNTGDVRSVQICQYSPYESVQCEIRARNSAGKSDTATTDEIRTDCTASSVPQDVTFGQPNIVQRSGRDMLMYTVKWQEPKYINCESVTSYNTRYPALDSNVTFRSATSRDVYADGNRPVEFHVTAVNNDNLESATVVISITTPEIQYRSPALSQVFLHNCHQFKMCNHFMAASSMAQRTNHRISG comes from the exons ATGGACAACGATGGTAACACCTCTCTACAGGATTTATTGACTTTGGTCACAagtagcttgaaagaagctgaagAAGCACTGGGTGCACCAGAGCCG AAACCTACCACTATAAATTGTGAAGCGATCACACTATACACAACTAGATATCCATTGGCTAGCTCAGAACCAGTACAGACATCAGCTTTGAGTAGAGTTGTGTATGCAGACGGCGAAAAGGATGTATctttctatgtctatgcagtGAATAATAAAGATCTTGTTTCTTCAAATAGTTCTGCTACTATCAGAAGCGGACCTCTCA AACCCCAGGTAGCTCCTACTGAACTGTCTATCCAAGCAGACAACTCCTCTTGTGTTACAATCAGTTGGAAGCCTCCGCAGTGGCCAAATGGAGTAATCACAGGGTATCAG TATAAACCCAACGCAGAGAGTGGTACACAATGGACTGATATCGGAGATGTGAAAAGTAAACAAATTTGTCAGTACACACCGTATGAGAAAGTACAGTGTCAGATTAGAGCAATGAATAGTGCAGGGAATAGTGATACAGCAACTACAGATGAGATAAGAACTGACTGTACAG CACCAACATCACCGGGCAGTCTCCAGTTTGGTAATCCTGAGGAGACAAACACCGGCAGCAAATTAAGACTCAAGTACACAGTGACATGGATG GAGCCAAGTGAGACAAACTGTGAAAGTATATCATCATACAGTACCAGATACCCAGCATCAGGCTCTAATGTTGCACCCAGATCAGTCACAAACAGAGTTGTCTATGCAGATGGTAACATACCGATAGAGTTTCATGTAACAGCTGTGAATAATTATAACTTGGAGTCAGCAGCTGCTGTCATTTCAATTACTACTCCTGAAATGC GTCCACAACTGTCTCCAGTATATTTTAACATGAGAGTTGACAGTCCAAAATGTGTGACCTTGTCATGGGAGCCCCCAAACTGGCCCAATGGACCTATTACAGGCTATCAG TACAAGTGTAAGGATGAGGGTTCATGGACAGACATACTAGACTCTGCAGATAAGAGAGAGTATCAACTCTGTCACTTCTCTCCATATCAAGTAGTAGAATGTGAACTAAGAGCAGTGAACAGTGCTGGAAATAGTAACTCATCTACTGCTCCCTCAGTTACTACTGACTGTGATG TTTCAACAGCACCAGGCAATTTAAAGTTTAGTGATCCAGAGGAGGAAAACAATGAAGGCCGACAGAGACTCAAGTACAAAGTAACCTGGAAG GAACCCGACGCTATCAATTGTGCTGAAATAAAAAGTTACATAATCACATATCCTAAGTCAACGTCAGAGTCAGAGTCTGTACAGAATTCTGTCTTCAACCAAGTTGTCTACGCTGATGGAGAAGAGGAGATTACTTTCTCTGTCTATGCAGTAAATAATGCTGACTTTGAATCCGTGGTCAG GATTAATAACTACTATGACTATGATACAGAGTCACGTATAATTCTACTTTATACAGGACCACAAATAGCTCCAACTAATGTATCGGTACAAGCAGACAATTCTTCATGTGTTACTGTCAGTTGGAAGCCACCGCTATGGCCAAATGGAAGAATCACAGGCTACCAG TATAAACCCAACACAGAGACTGGTACTCAATGGACTAACACTGGAGATGTGAGAAGTGTACAGATCTGTCAATACTCCCCTTATGAGAGTGTTCAGTGTGAAATTAGAGCAAGGAATAGTGCGGGAAAAAGTGATACAGCTACTACTGATGAGATAAGAACTGATTGCACAG CCTCCTCAGTACCTCAAGATGTTACTTTTGGACAGCCTAATATAGTTCAAAGGAGCGGTAGGGATATGTTGATGTACACTGTGAAATGGCAG GaaccaaaatatataaattgtgaAAGTGTAACATCCTACAATACCAGATATCCCGCCTTAGATTCTAATGTAACATTCAGATCAGCTACAAGCAGAGATGTCTATGCAGATGGTAACAGACCAGTGGAGTTTCATGTAACAGCTGTGAATAATGATAACTTGGAGTCAGCAACTGTTGTCATTTCAATTACTACTCCTGAAATAC AATATAG GTCCCCAGCTTTATCCCAGGTCTTTTTACACAACTGTCACCAGTTCAAGATGTGTAACCATTTTATGGCAGCCTCCTCTATGGCCCAACGGACCAATCACAGGATATCAGGTTAA
- the LOC137390220 gene encoding SCAN domain-containing protein 3-like: MSADIKRQVIKKIKSSPMFAIQLDQFTDVASNLVYPCYEPVSNLVLNLVNDFFSKVHLDWGKLIGGCTDGAPAMLGCRAGFAQLVKENNPLLVSTHCFIHRQALAAKPLLKRLQEHLSSVIKVVNFIKGSALQTRLFHKLCKDMDAVHSSLLFHTKVRWLSNGNMLLHFFNLRAEINKFLKTHNKPKLLASMRVEGSINEVNTNMQGRDRNVLNVTNSINAFKDKLKLWVERLATGIVRVSVPFLHSLVDKTASSASLLTDIKHHVNSLIAEFERYFPKLDFRKEQLMSLTQDPFRRNLHEISEQLQEEFLELTNNSALKDDFKELSIEHFCVQAQKLYPNISLAAFKMLISFASIYLCESAFSAMLTIKSKSKNRLEVKADLRCALFTTTLNIKILVSSKQTQKSP, translated from the coding sequence ATGTCTGCGGACATAAAGAGGCAAGTAATTAAAAAGATCAAGTCATCTCCCATGTTTGCCATTCAACTTGATCAGTTCACTGATGTTGCTAGCAACCTCGTTTATCCTTGTTATGAACCTGTTAGCAACCTTGTTTTGAACCTGGTTAACGACTTCTTCAGCAAAGTACATCTGGACTGGGGCAAACTAATTGGAGGCTGCACTGATGGTGCTCCAGCCATGCTTGGCTGTCGTGCTGGATTTGCACAGTTGGTAAAAGAAAATAATCCTTTACTGGTGAGTACTCATTGCTTTATTCACAGGCAAGCGCTAGCAGCAAAACCTCTTCTCAAAAGATTGCAGGAACACCTTTCTTCAGTGATTaaagtagtaaactttatcaaaggCTCTGCCTTGCAAACACGTCTCTTCCACAAGTTATGCAAAGATATGGATGCTGTGCACTCATCACTATTGTTCCACACCAAAGTTCGATGGTTATCAAACGGTAACATGCTTCTGCATTTCTTCAATCTACGAGCAGAGATCAATAAGTTCttgaaaactcataacaaaccCAAACTACTGGCTTCAATGAGGGTGGAAGGCTCAATCAATGAAGTGAACACAAATATGCAAGGTAGAGACAGAAATGTGTTGAATGTAACTAATAGTATCAATGCATTCAAGGACAAGCTCAAACTCTGGGTGGAAAGACTGGCTACTGGGATTGTAAGAGTTTCAGTTCCATTTCTGCATTCATTAGTTGATAAGACAGCTTCTTCCGCTTCTTTGCTAACCGACATAAAGCATCACGTGAACAGCttgatagcagagtttgagagatattttccaaagttaGATTTTAGGAAAGAGCAATTGATGAGCCTAACCCAAGACCCTTTCAGGCGCAATCTCCACGAGATCTCAGAACAGCTTCAGGAGGAGTTTTTGGAGCTGACAAACAACTCTGCATTGAAAGATGACTTCAAGGAGCTATCAATAGAGCACTTTTGTGTTCAGGCCCAAAAATTGTATCCAAACATAAGCCTGGCCGCTTTCAAGATGCTCATATCATTTGCTTCCATATATCTTTGCGAGTCAGCATTTTCAGCAATGCTAACCATAAAGAGCAAATCTAAAAACCGTCTGGAAGTAAAAGCTGACCTACGGTGTGCCCTATTTACAACAACTCTTAACATCAAAATTCTGGTCAGCTCCAAACAAACTCAGAAATCGCCCTAG